One genomic segment of Acinetobacter oleivorans DR1 includes these proteins:
- the yjgA gene encoding ribosome biogenesis factor YjgA translates to MARGSQRYTEEDFGSLEGRASKTEQKKAVQRMAALGEQLAQLSIKQIQKLPVDERLIDALMEVQNISSFEARRRQFQRIGKLLRNEDETVILSYLTPQQGAKRQAQLMRWVDRMIEQGDPAINEFSKIYNASERHTLRQHVLRINRDKTQQASEADIEASKVKFVNYVQQIALLSDQG, encoded by the coding sequence GTGGCACGTGGTTCCCAACGTTATACTGAAGAAGATTTCGGTTCTTTAGAAGGACGTGCAAGTAAAACCGAACAGAAAAAAGCAGTGCAACGCATGGCTGCTTTAGGTGAGCAACTCGCACAACTTTCTATTAAACAAATTCAGAAACTTCCAGTTGATGAGCGTTTAATTGATGCTTTAATGGAAGTGCAGAACATTAGTTCTTTTGAAGCACGTCGTCGCCAATTTCAACGTATTGGTAAGTTATTGCGCAATGAAGATGAGACTGTTATTTTGTCTTATTTAACCCCGCAGCAAGGCGCAAAAAGACAGGCTCAATTAATGCGTTGGGTTGACCGCATGATTGAACAGGGTGATCCTGCAATTAATGAATTTAGTAAAATTTATAATGCATCGGAACGTCACACTTTGCGTCAGCATGTATTGAGAATCAACCGCGATAAAACTCAACAGGCGAGTGAAGCAGATATTGAGGCATCAAAAGTTAAATTTGTTAACTATGTGCAGCAAATCGCATTATTGTCTGATCAAGGCTAA
- a CDS encoding HPr family phosphocarrier protein yields the protein MIDTTVDVINKLGLHARASGKLIEVTTKFRSSIQIGKGDHLVDAKNIMSLLMLGAGKGTTLRLVIDGTDEEQALNEVLALFAAKFYEAD from the coding sequence ATGATAGACACAACTGTTGATGTAATTAATAAACTCGGTTTACATGCTCGTGCATCAGGAAAACTGATAGAGGTCACTACAAAGTTTCGTTCGTCGATCCAGATTGGAAAAGGCGATCATTTGGTAGATGCAAAAAATATTATGTCTTTGCTGATGTTAGGTGCAGGTAAAGGGACCACTTTGCGATTGGTCATTGATGGTACCGACGAAGAGCAGGCATTAAATGAAGTACTGGCGTTATTCGCAGCAAAATTTTATGAGGCAGATTAA
- the rapZ gene encoding RNase adapter RapZ, with protein MKRILIVTGQSGSGKSSALQVLEDLGYYCIDNLPLALLPEIVAKLDHENNLEQLALGVDVRSTRADMQEFDHVFEQLQRHGTVDVIYLTTQDQDLIARFSASRRPHPLANRFKSLLQCIHEEKQLLLPIQFRATVHIDTTDKSVHDLKHILLSKLGQSDKLIVILQSFGYKHGIPLDADYVFDVRHLPNPHWDLELRRFSGLDEPVRLFLEASPQANEMFDDILHFLKKWLPAFAEGHRHYMTISIGCTGGQHRSVYIVDRLKQALEAEWSVQVLHREMKHWS; from the coding sequence ATGAAGCGTATACTTATCGTGACAGGACAGTCTGGTTCAGGAAAATCTTCGGCCCTTCAAGTATTAGAAGATTTGGGCTATTACTGTATTGATAATTTGCCTTTGGCATTGCTGCCTGAAATTGTGGCAAAGCTAGATCATGAAAACAATCTGGAGCAATTAGCTTTAGGTGTGGATGTAAGAAGTACTCGGGCAGATATGCAAGAGTTCGATCATGTGTTTGAGCAATTACAAAGACATGGAACTGTTGATGTTATTTACTTGACGACACAAGATCAGGATCTGATTGCGCGTTTTAGTGCATCGCGTCGCCCGCATCCATTAGCTAATCGTTTTAAAAGTTTGTTGCAATGTATTCATGAAGAAAAGCAGTTACTGCTTCCAATTCAGTTTCGTGCTACGGTTCATATTGATACAACGGATAAAAGCGTTCATGATTTAAAGCATATTTTACTGTCTAAATTGGGGCAGTCAGATAAGCTTATTGTCATATTGCAGTCATTTGGATATAAACATGGCATTCCTTTAGATGCCGATTATGTTTTTGATGTACGGCATTTACCAAATCCGCATTGGGATTTAGAATTAAGACGTTTTTCTGGTTTGGATGAGCCAGTAAGACTATTTTTAGAAGCAAGTCCGCAAGCAAACGAAATGTTTGATGATATTCTTCACTTCTTAAAAAAATGGCTTCCCGCATTTGCTGAAGGACATCGTCACTATATGACGATTTCTATTGGTTGCACTGGGGGGCAGCATCGTTCGGTTTATATCGTAGATAGACTAAAACAAGCACTTGAGGCAGAATGGTCTGTTCAGGTCTTACACAGAGAAATGAAGCACTGGTCATGA
- the panC gene encoding pantoate--beta-alanine ligase, which produces MKTETTIQGLAASLNPARAARKIIGFVPTMGNLHEGHLTLVREAKKLCDVVVVSIFVNPTQFGPGEDFDSYPRTLEQDSRLLADVGCDIIFAPSVEQMYGTQPRLTNISVSQITDALCGSSRPGHFDGVALVVTKLFNIVQPNYAFFGQKDYQQLAVIRQFVQDLNIPLEVIGVPIVRAADGLALSSRNGYLSAEHREIAPVIYQSLKQAEQQLHQGKDLQQVVEDIKTQLTDNGFVVDYVEARQTNLLPAAQFDRDIVLFVAAKLGATRLIDNLEVAFTPQ; this is translated from the coding sequence ATGAAAACAGAAACCACCATACAAGGTCTTGCAGCTTCTTTAAATCCTGCTAGAGCTGCACGTAAAATTATTGGTTTTGTCCCAACAATGGGAAATCTACATGAAGGGCATCTCACACTTGTTCGTGAAGCGAAAAAGCTATGTGATGTTGTGGTTGTAAGCATCTTCGTAAATCCGACTCAATTTGGTCCAGGCGAAGATTTTGACAGCTATCCTCGTACTTTAGAGCAAGATAGTCGCCTACTTGCTGATGTTGGCTGTGACATTATTTTTGCGCCATCAGTTGAGCAAATGTACGGTACACAACCGCGTTTAACCAACATCAGTGTCAGCCAGATTACAGATGCTTTATGTGGTAGTTCGCGTCCAGGGCACTTTGATGGTGTCGCTTTGGTTGTAACTAAGCTCTTTAATATTGTGCAACCGAATTATGCTTTCTTTGGACAAAAAGATTACCAACAGTTAGCCGTTATTCGTCAGTTTGTACAAGATTTAAATATTCCTTTAGAAGTGATTGGCGTGCCAATTGTTCGTGCAGCAGATGGTTTGGCGCTTAGCTCAAGAAATGGTTATTTAAGCGCTGAGCACCGTGAGATCGCTCCGGTTATTTATCAAAGTTTGAAGCAGGCTGAGCAACAGTTACATCAAGGCAAAGATTTGCAACAAGTTGTAGAAGATATCAAAACTCAGTTGACAGATAATGGCTTTGTTGTTGATTATGTCGAAGCTCGTCAGACAAATCTGTTACCTGCTGCTCAATTTGATCGTGATATTGTGTTGTTTGTCGCGGCAAAACTAGGTGCAACTCGTTTGATTGACAATTTAGAAGTTGCCTTTACACCCCAATAA
- the panB gene encoding 3-methyl-2-oxobutanoate hydroxymethyltransferase has product MISLSDLRKFKAEGRKFSCLTCYDASMAKAMELAEIDTILIGDSLGMAIQGRDSTLPVTVEDMAYHTAAVRRGNQHALIMTDLPFMSYATLNDALQNARTVMQAGAQMVKIEGGAWLSEIVQVLTRNGVPVCVHLGLTPQSVHVFGGYKLQARTREAADQLIADCTAVVEAGAAVLLLECVPAQLGQEIAELFPNTPVIGIGAGNATDGQVLVVQDMLGLTFGRVARFVRNFMKEQSGETAILDAFKAFHAAVQDQSFPAKEHTFHVEL; this is encoded by the coding sequence ATGATTAGTCTAAGTGACTTAAGAAAATTTAAAGCCGAAGGACGTAAGTTCTCTTGTCTAACTTGTTACGATGCAAGCATGGCAAAAGCAATGGAACTTGCTGAAATTGATACAATCTTAATTGGTGATTCTCTTGGAATGGCAATTCAAGGGCGAGATTCAACTTTGCCAGTAACCGTTGAAGATATGGCTTATCATACGGCAGCAGTACGCCGTGGTAATCAACATGCCTTGATTATGACTGACTTGCCATTTATGAGTTATGCAACCTTGAATGATGCTTTGCAAAATGCAAGAACAGTCATGCAAGCTGGCGCTCAAATGGTGAAAATCGAAGGCGGTGCATGGTTAAGTGAAATCGTGCAGGTTTTAACCCGTAATGGTGTACCTGTTTGTGTACATTTAGGCTTAACACCTCAATCTGTACATGTATTCGGTGGCTATAAATTACAAGCTAGAACACGTGAAGCAGCAGATCAGCTTATTGCTGATTGTACAGCAGTGGTTGAGGCGGGTGCGGCGGTATTATTGCTTGAATGTGTTCCTGCTCAATTGGGTCAAGAAATTGCTGAATTATTCCCAAATACGCCTGTAATTGGTATTGGCGCAGGTAATGCAACTGATGGTCAAGTATTGGTTGTACAAGATATGTTGGGCTTAACTTTTGGTCGAGTTGCGCGTTTTGTACGTAACTTTATGAAAGAGCAATCAGGTGAAACTGCAATTTTAGATGCTTTTAAAGCTTTTCATGCTGCTGTGCAGGATCAGTCTTTCCCTGCCAAAGAACATACTTTTCACGTTGAGCTGTAA
- the folK gene encoding 2-amino-4-hydroxy-6-hydroxymethyldihydropteridine diphosphokinase, producing the protein MTITTYIGLGSNLGDSRQILSEAIAKLKTLGMVKVSRLYQSPPMGPQDQPNYLNAVAELNTDLAPLDLLDHLQRFEQEAGRVRLRRWGERTLDLDLLIYGNEKIHNERLTVPHIGILQRDFVVIPLLDLDADLQINDQPLKNLELIQQPTLTVLADESWA; encoded by the coding sequence ATGACAATAACCACTTATATTGGTTTAGGAAGTAATTTAGGCGATTCACGTCAAATTTTATCTGAAGCCATTGCTAAGCTTAAGACGTTAGGAATGGTTAAAGTCTCTAGACTTTATCAAAGTCCGCCTATGGGACCTCAAGATCAGCCAAATTATTTAAATGCAGTTGCAGAATTAAATACCGATCTTGCGCCTTTAGATTTGCTGGATCATTTACAACGTTTTGAGCAAGAAGCTGGTCGTGTACGGCTTCGTCGTTGGGGTGAGCGAACCTTAGATCTGGATTTGCTTATTTATGGCAATGAAAAAATTCACAATGAGCGCTTAACTGTGCCGCACATAGGAATTTTACAACGAGATTTCGTTGTGATTCCTTTATTAGATTTAGATGCTGATTTACAGATTAATGATCAGCCACTTAAAAATTTAGAACTGATACAGCAGCCAACGCTGACTGTACTTGCGGATGAGTCTTGGGCTTAA
- the pcnB gene encoding polynucleotide adenylyltransferase PcnB, whose product MQTLRASKCGLSTAQLPSSILDVIDSLTKAGYEAYIVGGGVRDLMLGFNPKDFDAVTNATPSQIKEVFGRRCRIIGRRFELAHVYSGRELIEVATFRAPPKKAVTSASGMILRDNNWGTIEQDFARRDFSINTLYYQPRKSIVLDFCKAIDDVKNKTLRLLGDPAQRFEEDPVRMLRTLRFAAKLNFKIDSNILDIFDAEMTQLLRDVSPHRLYDESQKLFTMGHLARVLPMLIEFGVWKQLFADIQPNLTPFILRAAKNTDQRIQVGKTINPAFFYAVLLWQPFLERCEFYLSKGIVPAEARAQAGLDVLKRQATRTVIPRFAETFIREVWEMQTRLLNPKPQQIEALAGHARFRAGFDFLLLREKSGDDTTQGMGSWWEAYQEMSNDEKEAAISQYNRQKARNRRKAVAEPIENNKVDTEIEPLVDIPEPRTRRGKKERTRQDQAVGRFVEKATTSEAGVIGDHPILKRKRVQRDLSQVVFGPTQ is encoded by the coding sequence TTGCAAACCTTGCGAGCGTCAAAATGTGGTTTGTCCACAGCCCAACTTCCTTCTTCGATTTTAGATGTGATCGATAGCCTGACTAAAGCTGGCTATGAAGCTTATATTGTTGGGGGTGGTGTCCGTGATTTAATGCTAGGGTTTAATCCTAAAGATTTCGATGCAGTGACCAATGCGACACCTTCTCAAATTAAAGAAGTTTTTGGCAGACGTTGCCGAATCATTGGTCGTCGATTTGAATTAGCACATGTCTATTCAGGGCGTGAGCTTATTGAAGTTGCTACATTCCGTGCCCCTCCTAAAAAAGCAGTCACTAGTGCCTCAGGCATGATTTTACGTGACAATAATTGGGGTACTATCGAACAAGACTTTGCTCGACGTGATTTTTCAATCAATACGCTATATTACCAACCGCGTAAGAGTATTGTGCTCGATTTCTGCAAAGCAATTGATGATGTAAAAAATAAAACTCTACGTTTATTGGGCGACCCGGCACAGCGCTTCGAAGAAGACCCCGTGCGTATGCTGCGAACTCTACGTTTTGCAGCCAAGTTAAATTTCAAAATTGATTCAAATATTCTCGATATCTTTGATGCTGAAATGACGCAATTACTGCGTGATGTCTCTCCGCATCGTTTATATGATGAATCTCAGAAGCTGTTCACAATGGGGCATTTGGCGCGTGTTTTGCCAATGTTGATTGAGTTTGGTGTCTGGAAGCAACTCTTTGCAGATATTCAGCCTAACCTCACTCCATTTATTTTAAGAGCGGCAAAAAATACAGATCAACGTATTCAGGTTGGGAAAACAATTAACCCAGCATTTTTCTATGCAGTGTTATTGTGGCAACCATTTTTAGAGCGTTGTGAGTTTTATTTATCTAAAGGTATTGTGCCGGCTGAAGCCCGTGCGCAGGCTGGTTTAGATGTCTTAAAACGCCAAGCAACACGAACAGTTATTCCTCGCTTTGCAGAAACTTTTATTCGTGAAGTTTGGGAAATGCAGACCCGTTTGCTTAATCCAAAACCACAGCAAATAGAAGCATTGGCTGGACATGCTCGTTTCCGTGCAGGTTTTGACTTCTTGTTACTTCGTGAAAAGTCTGGTGATGACACAACACAAGGAATGGGAAGCTGGTGGGAAGCCTACCAAGAAATGTCAAATGACGAAAAAGAAGCTGCGATTAGTCAATATAATCGTCAGAAAGCTAGAAACCGTCGTAAAGCTGTTGCTGAACCTATTGAAAATAATAAAGTTGACACGGAAATTGAACCTTTGGTTGATATTCCGGAACCACGCACTCGCCGTGGGAAAAAAGAACGTACTAGACAAGATCAGGCAGTTGGCCGATTTGTTGAAAAAGCGACTACTTCTGAAGCAGGCGTGATAGGCGATCATCCAATTTTAAAACGTAAGCGGGTACAACGTGATTTAAGCCAAGTCGTCTTTGGGCCAACGCAATGA
- a CDS encoding ComEA family DNA-binding protein, whose protein sequence is MHLSMNLWKSKSYIFIILFWSLISSSFVQAQSFDQNFKEWKAKQQMYDQKLSMQRASHSSVPKSSAMTDSSGQVHLNQANIDELQKLKGIGEKKAQAIVEYRQKNGGFKNIDEFKNVKGIGPAIFEKNKARLTL, encoded by the coding sequence ATGCATCTCAGCATGAATCTTTGGAAGAGTAAGTCTTATATTTTTATTATTTTATTTTGGAGCCTGATTTCTTCAAGCTTTGTTCAGGCTCAATCTTTTGATCAAAATTTTAAGGAGTGGAAGGCTAAACAGCAGATGTATGATCAGAAGTTGAGCATGCAACGCGCCTCGCATTCTAGCGTTCCAAAAAGCTCAGCCATGACTGACTCTTCGGGACAAGTTCACTTGAATCAAGCCAATATTGATGAGCTTCAAAAGCTAAAAGGTATTGGTGAGAAAAAGGCTCAAGCGATTGTAGAATACCGTCAAAAGAATGGTGGCTTTAAAAATATTGATGAATTTAAAAACGTAAAGGGCATTGGTCCAGCCATTTTTGAAAAGAATAAAGCGCGTTTGACTTTATAA
- the mazG gene encoding nucleoside triphosphate pyrophosphohydrolase, whose amino-acid sequence MDKLLKIMQELREKCPWDQEQTPMSLTKYAIEEAYEVEAAVRQGNIDEIRNELGDLLLQVVFQSQMFSEQGAFNFQDVVEAISEKLIRRHPHVFQADQFNNLTPEQVSELWKQIKQQEKQGKPQSRLDEIKHGPALLQAQEIQENVAKVGFDFETVEDAYEKLEEELDEFKQALKNQNIDEIQDEFGDCLFSLVNVGRKLAISSETSLLSTIHKFRSRFAFIEDQARKQQRTLEDMTLSEMDELWNQAKRQLRLGEKTHASQHESLEE is encoded by the coding sequence ATGGATAAATTGCTTAAAATCATGCAAGAGTTACGAGAAAAATGTCCGTGGGATCAAGAACAAACCCCAATGTCACTGACTAAATATGCGATTGAAGAAGCATATGAAGTCGAGGCTGCTGTTCGTCAGGGGAATATCGATGAAATCAGAAATGAGCTAGGCGATTTGTTATTACAAGTCGTGTTTCAATCACAAATGTTTAGTGAGCAAGGTGCTTTTAACTTTCAAGATGTGGTTGAGGCAATAAGTGAAAAGTTAATTCGCCGCCATCCACATGTTTTTCAGGCAGATCAATTTAATAACTTAACGCCCGAGCAAGTAAGTGAGCTTTGGAAACAAATTAAACAGCAAGAAAAACAAGGCAAGCCGCAATCAAGGTTGGACGAAATTAAACATGGACCAGCCCTATTGCAGGCACAAGAAATTCAAGAAAATGTAGCAAAAGTTGGGTTCGACTTTGAAACTGTAGAAGATGCTTATGAAAAACTAGAAGAAGAGCTAGACGAGTTCAAACAGGCACTAAAAAATCAAAATATTGATGAAATTCAAGATGAATTTGGAGATTGCCTGTTTTCATTAGTCAATGTAGGACGTAAACTTGCGATTTCAAGTGAAACCTCACTTTTATCAACAATACATAAATTTAGAAGTCGTTTTGCTTTTATTGAAGATCAAGCACGAAAACAGCAAAGAACATTAGAAGACATGACTTTGTCTGAAATGGATGAATTGTGGAATCAGGCAAAGCGGCAGTTAAGATTAGGGGAAAAAACACATGCATCTCAGCATGAATCTTTGGAAGAGTAA
- a CDS encoding SDR family oxidoreductase yields the protein MRYSILISGAAQGIGAEIARVFYKQGYKVGIYDINESLAQKLANDLGPNACAGYLDVSDYDQWQHILKEFTEWAGELNILVNNAGILYSGAFETTDIKAHQRTININVNGVINGCHAALPYLKQASFARVINLSSASAIYGQADLISYSASKFAVRGITEGLDVEWKKYGIRVLDVMPLFVQTAMVNNMDVGTIQNMGIDLTPNDIAQQVLALVEKKAHFWTPTHTPVGIKTKLLYQLSTLSPQFLNRLTNIYLSRK from the coding sequence ATGAGATACAGTATTCTGATTAGTGGTGCCGCTCAAGGTATTGGGGCTGAAATTGCACGTGTATTCTACAAACAAGGATATAAAGTAGGCATTTATGATATTAATGAATCGCTTGCTCAAAAATTGGCAAACGACTTAGGGCCAAATGCCTGTGCCGGCTATCTAGATGTAAGTGATTACGACCAATGGCAACACATATTAAAAGAATTTACTGAATGGGCTGGCGAACTCAACATCTTAGTAAATAATGCCGGTATTTTATATTCTGGCGCATTTGAAACAACTGATATTAAAGCACACCAAAGAACAATAAATATTAATGTAAACGGTGTCATCAATGGCTGTCATGCTGCCCTACCTTATTTGAAGCAAGCTTCTTTTGCACGTGTTATCAATCTATCTTCAGCTTCTGCAATTTACGGGCAAGCTGACCTTATTTCTTACTCAGCCAGTAAATTTGCTGTTCGCGGAATTACTGAAGGTTTAGATGTGGAATGGAAAAAATATGGTATTCGCGTTTTAGATGTGATGCCGCTGTTTGTGCAAACTGCAATGGTTAACAATATGGATGTAGGCACTATTCAAAATATGGGGATAGATTTAACTCCAAATGATATTGCTCAGCAGGTGCTTGCGCTTGTAGAGAAAAAAGCTCATTTCTGGACACCTACTCACACTCCAGTTGGCATAAAAACCAAACTGCTTTACCAACTCTCGACTTTAAGCCCTCAGTTTCTAAATCGACTTACTAACATTTATTTATCCAGAAAGTAA
- a CDS encoding RelA/SpoT family protein codes for MVTVREQLPEQLTELSEETTVEHAAETQIGLASWLDRVREILDGAKLEQLEQVAHLTLQKELDSTVNHRSNTFATGVGMADILAHLHVDEDTLSAAMLYRSVREDITDIEEVKQKFGEQVYNLVKGTLAMGKLSELIEKNKRLEDHFNNNQREHLSGIYKMLISVTEDVRVVLIKLAERTYSLRELANSSRERQERVAREILTIYSPLAHRLGIAQLKWELEDLAFRYLAPDRYKEIASLLNEKRLEREHYIQFVIDRLKNELASYGIESEITGRAKHIYSIYRKMKSKNLSFDQLYDIRALRVLVNSVPECYHSLGIVHQIWRHIPHQFDDYITNPKANGYRSLHTAVIAENKSLEVQIRTHEMHDEAELGVCSHFNYKEGSKNTDHSFNHRLHSLRAVLEHYQERNETTVHQNEDETEGFEQLQDFEGFEKIYVFSRDGDIKELPRGSTVLDFAYHVHTEVGNKCYAARVNQRYVPLTYTLKTGEQVEILTKKDRDPNRDWLVNSLGYIKTSRARDKLRHWFRQQDRSKNLEVGRELLNKELARLAIHPKSIDLNDYSSHFNVKTGDDILVSLVSGDISLHALINQVNRQMHLDQDEPELVLKPALNPRASHTLSAHGILIDGLDNVELHIAQCCQPVHGESIAGYITLNRGVSIHKVICSDYQRMIKQEPERAVEADWEMQPTRGQSVQIVVEAYDRRGLLKDLTQVIFSDQINIRQVNTISEADGIANMKLLIEVKGLAQLSRLLARLEQQPGIISARRMIQGV; via the coding sequence ATGGTCACAGTACGTGAACAGTTACCTGAACAACTAACTGAGTTGTCCGAGGAAACGACTGTAGAGCATGCCGCCGAAACGCAAATCGGTTTAGCCTCATGGTTGGATCGGGTGCGTGAAATATTAGATGGGGCGAAGCTTGAACAGCTTGAGCAGGTTGCTCATTTAACCCTGCAAAAAGAGTTGGACTCAACGGTTAATCATCGTTCAAATACTTTCGCTACAGGCGTTGGAATGGCTGACATTCTGGCGCATCTCCATGTAGATGAAGATACTCTATCGGCAGCAATGCTTTATCGTAGTGTGCGTGAAGACATTACTGATATAGAAGAAGTAAAACAGAAATTTGGGGAGCAGGTCTATAACCTTGTCAAAGGTACTTTGGCAATGGGTAAGCTCTCGGAACTCATTGAGAAAAATAAACGGTTAGAAGATCATTTTAATAATAATCAACGAGAACATTTAAGTGGCATTTATAAAATGCTGATTTCGGTTACCGAAGATGTTCGAGTTGTTTTAATTAAACTTGCTGAACGTACCTATTCTTTACGAGAACTAGCAAATTCATCTCGTGAACGTCAAGAACGTGTAGCACGTGAAATTCTTACTATTTATTCGCCATTGGCGCATCGACTCGGTATTGCTCAGCTTAAGTGGGAACTTGAAGATCTCGCTTTTCGCTATTTAGCTCCAGATCGTTATAAAGAAATTGCGTCATTACTCAATGAAAAACGTTTAGAGCGTGAGCATTATATTCAGTTCGTGATTGATCGTCTAAAAAATGAGTTAGCGTCTTACGGAATCGAGTCAGAAATCACAGGTCGAGCAAAGCACATTTATTCGATTTATCGAAAAATGAAAAGCAAAAACCTGAGTTTTGATCAGCTTTATGATATTCGTGCCTTGCGTGTATTGGTCAATAGCGTTCCTGAGTGTTACCACTCTTTGGGTATTGTTCATCAAATCTGGCGTCACATTCCGCATCAGTTTGATGACTATATTACCAACCCGAAAGCAAATGGTTATCGCTCTTTGCATACTGCTGTAATTGCCGAGAATAAATCGCTTGAAGTACAAATTCGTACTCATGAGATGCATGACGAAGCAGAATTAGGCGTATGTTCGCACTTTAACTATAAAGAAGGTTCAAAGAATACCGACCATTCCTTTAATCATCGTTTGCATTCATTACGTGCTGTTTTAGAGCACTATCAAGAGCGTAATGAAACGACGGTGCATCAAAACGAAGATGAAACAGAAGGCTTTGAACAGTTACAAGACTTTGAAGGCTTTGAGAAGATTTACGTTTTTAGTCGTGATGGTGATATTAAGGAATTGCCACGTGGCTCAACAGTTTTAGATTTTGCTTACCATGTCCATACGGAAGTAGGCAACAAGTGTTATGCAGCGCGAGTTAACCAGCGCTATGTGCCACTGACCTATACTTTAAAAACTGGTGAGCAGGTTGAGATTTTAACTAAAAAAGATCGTGATCCAAACCGAGATTGGTTGGTCAATTCTTTAGGTTATATTAAAACCTCTCGTGCCCGTGACAAGTTGCGTCATTGGTTTAGACAGCAAGATCGTAGTAAAAATCTTGAAGTTGGCCGTGAACTTCTTAATAAAGAGTTAGCTCGTCTAGCGATTCACCCAAAAAGTATCGACCTAAATGATTACTCATCACATTTTAACGTGAAAACGGGTGATGACATTTTAGTGAGTCTAGTAAGCGGTGATATTAGCTTACATGCCTTGATTAATCAGGTGAACCGTCAAATGCATCTAGATCAGGATGAACCTGAACTAGTGCTTAAACCAGCATTAAATCCACGTGCTAGCCATACGTTATCGGCTCATGGAATCTTAATTGATGGTTTAGACAATGTAGAGCTGCACATCGCGCAGTGCTGTCAGCCCGTACATGGTGAGTCAATCGCTGGATATATTACTTTGAACCGTGGTGTTAGCATCCACAAAGTCATTTGTTCAGACTACCAACGTATGATTAAGCAAGAACCAGAGCGTGCTGTTGAAGCCGATTGGGAAATGCAACCAACACGTGGTCAAAGCGTTCAAATTGTGGTGGAAGCGTATGATCGTCGTGGTTTGCTTAAAGACTTAACTCAAGTGATTTTCTCTGACCAAATCAATATTCGTCAGGTCAATACAATTTCTGAAGCAGATGGTATTGCCAATATGAAGTTGTTAATTGAGGTTAAGGGTTTAGCACAGCTTTCTCGCTTATTGGCTCGCTTAGAGCAACAGCCTGGAATCATTAGTGCGCGACGCATGATTCAAGGTGTTTAA